From Phycodurus eques isolate BA_2022a chromosome 20, UOR_Pequ_1.1, whole genome shotgun sequence, a single genomic window includes:
- the LOC133396135 gene encoding brevican core protein-like — MELQTLRIVALLGILCHLSLSFPTQMPSGLDNVQTPLWVNISHSGALYALLGRAVIIPCSASSSPLVLPRVKWTLLSGGTEKQILVARGGRVKVNEAYQGRADLLNYRSSPEDLSMWLMETRSSDSGHYRCEVQQGLEDSSDIIQLKVKGVVFHYRDAMGRYALTFQQAQSACKTVGARMATPSQLQAAYFDGYEQCDAGWLEDETVRYPIQMPREACYGDMDGEPGVRNYGRMNPQDHFDVYCYVEQMHGEVFHDPVPQQLSFEGAKSYCSAAGAQLASAAQLYLAWSEGLDNCSPGWLSDGSVRYPIRTPRDRCGGPQAGVKTVYRFRNQTVFPEPSSLYDVYCFGGNETTPTDSTMDSTSTPELRTLEEDVVILMNDDKELPLGQNSEQIEREVQSVLETIPLFSGFATKANAVEEQPKFYTPEPHLSTTDALNRLRPFNRTSYSTQENDDFGHTTGLINSTIQSTRIHDSPRNVSLQSTFYNSTDSYQNFTYQLSKVESTTRLHESDLTHAQNLTDTISKESTQPLEKVMSLQGFDLKSIHTEMYENETQGEILEAPPVTLDPMEKGDLAAPFVQMTERRQVTADLSSLWVPLSGSGDTSQESRQEVEVFKFISKSESTTRQTPPASTGRTTPESLTTIPDLTTTSEPKYSPSFGSDNRSKPPRLWESVSTQEGSASLEIEDSMESDERQLLPTRSTRFRVSLPTAKVPEMSSEVPTDSKTAIYQPSGNGGVFDSSTLSYEEASGLEPDVVPALTRGHSVFNSNTKQKIEKDAIEESRSFGRNFSPNRNVGRETDIVTVFDQTDEVTPNLKGAKPMLNLIEGTTMPPTFEDEGKATLKPDEEIAVTAIFEEDATASLTPKETKVTPIIKEETRATVTRKEGSTVTPLFEEAKATLTPKDENKYIAVIKEEAKATVTPKEGSTVTQMFEEAQVTISPKDETKVIPIFKEDAKGTVTQKEGSTFTQMFEFEAKTTLNPEESTDVMPVFEEEAKDMVKLERVQQRLDEEATSTPNTDRDTITAASHKEATEIFEDGSKIISIFRESVTPSFQEKVSTLFEAEAQESTTALNDSTSTGPAFEEEIIVLPFNSEEANWALLTTTTRPQESLKDLEISTESSSVDSTVRTTTWRSKHNRSPATTAAPDVFHRTSEPWKSTTLKPDYERTQASTGHVSPNESVAAASGEVKVADACFNEPCHNGGTCMEREGRIQCLCLPTYGGDLCEQDLETCEPGWDKFHGFCYRHFGQRLSWEVAEQHCRMQGAHLASIVTPEEQAYIHNNYKEYQWTGLNDKTIENDFRWSDGNPLLYENWYRGQPDSYFLSGEDCVVMVWHDDGRWSDVPCNYHLAYTCKKGTSSCGPPPKVRNASTFGKPRQRHETDAVVRYHCSRGFQQRLNPLIRCQSGGSWERPQIQCIPESGGLNTDAEMTSSTDGNLAALQDGIETTEMPLYWDIKF, encoded by the exons AATCGTTGCCCTTCTCGGTATACTTTGTCATCTCTCTCTGTCCTTTCCCACCCAGATGCCATCTGGACTTG ACAACGTCCAGACGCCTCTCTGGGTGAACATTTCCCACTCGGGTGCTCTTTACGCCCTGCTAGGCCGAGCCGTCATCATCCCCTGCTCGGCGTCCTCATCACCTCTCGTGCTGCCGCGGGTCAAGTGGACGCTGCTGTCCGGCGGTACTGAGAAGCAAATCTTAGTGGCGCGGGGCGGCAGGGTGAAAGTCAACGAGGCATACCAAGGCCGTGCCGATTTGCTCAACTACCGCTCTTCGCCCGAGGATTTGTCAATGTGGCTAATGGAAACACGCTCCAGCGACTCGGGGCACTATCGTTGCGAGGTGCAGCAGGGCCTGGAGGATAGCAGTGACATCATCCAACTCAAGGTCAAAG GTGTCGTATTCCATTACAGGGATGCCATGGGTCGATATGCACTTACCTTCCAGCAGGCCCAGAGTGCTTGCAAGACCGTCGGGGCCCGAATGGCAACTCCTAGTCAGCTTCAGGCAGCTTATTTTGACGGCTATGAGCAGTGTGACGCAGGCTGGCTCGAAGACGAGACTGTCAG GTATCCAATCCAAATGCCCCGCGAAGCTTGCTATGGCGACATGGATGGAGAACCAGGAGTGAGAAACTACGGGAGGATGAATCCACAGGATCATTTTGACGTGTATTGCTATGTTGAACAAATGCATG GGGAGGTGTTCCACGACCCCGTCCCACAGCAGTTGTCCTTTGAGGGGGCCAAGTCATACTGCAGTGCAGCAGGAGCTCAGCTGGCCTCTGCAGCGCAGCTTTACCTGGCATGGAGCGAAGGTCTGGACAACTGCAGCCCTGGCTGGTTGTCCGACGGCAGCGTCCGCTACCCCATCAGGACCCCCAGGGATCGTTGTGGAGGCCCCCAGGCTGGTGTGAAGACCGTGTATCGCTTCCGCAACCAAACGGTCTTCCCAGAGCCGTCAAGCCTTTATGATGTATATTGTTTCGGAG GTAACGAAACTACACCGACTGACTCTACCATGGACAGCACAAGCACACCGGAGCTTCGCACTCTTGAAGAAGACGTTGTCATCTTAATGAATGACGACAAAGAACTGCCGCTTGGCCAAAATTCGGAACAAATCGAACGGGAGGTTCAGAGTGTTTTGGAAACCATACCCCTTTTCTCGGGCTTTGCCACCAAAGCAAATGCGGTAGAGGAGCAGCCAAAGTTTTACACACCAGAACCTCATTTGAGCACCACGGATGCTTTAAATCGCCTAAGACCTTTTAACAGAACATCCTATTCTACACAAGAAAATGATGACTTTGGACATACTACAGGACTGATAAATAGTACTATCCAAAGCACGAGAATCCATGATTCCCCTCGAAACGTCTCACTCCAGTCCACTTTTTATAACAGCACAGATTCATACCAGAACTTTACTTACCAGCTTTCTAAAGTAGAAAGCACAACGAGGCTCCACGAGTCTGACCTCACACATGCCCAGAACTTGACAGACACCATCTCAAAAGAGAGCACACAGCCATTAGAGAAGGTAATGTCGCTCCAGGGTTTTGATTTAAAGAGTATTCACACTGAGATGTACGAAAATGAGACCCAAGGGGAGATTCTGGAAGCTCCCCCTGTAACTCTGGACCCCATGGAGAAAGGAGACCTTGCGGCACCATTCGTCCAAATGACTGAACGCAGGCAGGTGACTGCAGATCTCTCCTCATTGTGGGTCCCTCTGAGTGGTTCTGGGGATACTTCTCAAG AAAGTCGCCAGGAAGTTGAGGTTTTCAAGTTCATCTCCAAGTCAGAGTCCACCACGCGCCAGACACCTCCTGCCTCAACCGGCCGCACTACTCCAGAGTCTTTGACAACAATCCCAGATCTGACCACAACGTCAGAGCCAAAGTATTCTCCCAGTTTTGGATCGGATAATCGCTCGAAACCTCCGCGCTTATGGGAGTCTGTGTCCACGCAGGAGGGAAGCGCGAGCTTGGAAATTGAAGATAGCATGGAAAGCGATGAAAGGCAGCTGCTTCCGACGAGGTCTACCCGTTTTAGGGTAAGcttgcccaccgccaaagttcCCGAGATGTCCTCCGAGGTGCCTACGGACTCAAAGACAGCAATATATCAGCCATCAGGTAATGGAGGGGTCTTTGACAGCTCCACCCTGAGCTATGAGGAGGCAAGTGGACTCGAACCCGATGTAGTGCCTGCACTGACTCGAGGGCACAGTGTTTTTAATTCAAACACCAAacagaaaattgaaaaagatGCCATTGAAGAATCCCGAAGTTTTGGGCGGAATTTTTCACCCAACAGAAATGTTGGCAGGGAAACGGACATTGTTACAGTTTTCGATCAAACAGATGAAGTTACCCCAAATCTCAAAGGA GCTAAACCTATGCTAAATCTAATCGAAGGAACTACCATGCCACCCACTTTCGAAGACGAGGGTAAAGCTACGCTCAAACCAGATGAAGAAATTGCAGTCACGGCGATATTTGAAGAGGACGCGACAGCATCACTAACCCCGAAGGAAACTAAAGTCACACCAATAATTAAAGAGGAGACCAGAGCTACTGTTACCCGAAAAGAAGGATCTACAGTTACACCGTTATTTGAAGAAGCTAAAGCTACGCTAACCccaaaagatgaaaataaatatatagcaGTGATTAAAGAAGAGGCCAAAGCTACTGTAACCCCAAAAGAAGGATCTACTGTAACACAGATGTTTGAAGAGGCTCAAGTAACGATAAGCCCAAAAGATGAAACTAAAGTTATACCAATATTTAAAGAAGATGCCAAAGGTACAGTAACCCAAAAAGAGGGCTCTACATTCACACAGATGTTTGAATTTGAGGCTAAAACGACACTAAACCCTGAAGAATCAACTGATGTTATGCCAGTATTTGAAGAAGAGGCTAAAGATATGGTAAAACTTGAAAGAGTACAGCAAAGATTAGACGAGGAAGCTACCAGTACCCCAAACACTGACAGAGATACGATAACAGCAGCCTCCCACAAAGAAGCAACAGAAATATTTGAAGACGGATCTAAAATCATCTCGATCTTTAGAGAAAGTGTTACTCCATCCTTTCAAGAAAAAGTAAGCACACTCTTTGAGGCGGAAGCTCAAGAAAGTACGACTGCGCTTAACGACAGCACTTCCACCGGACCGGCGTTTGAGGAGGAGATCATCGTCTTACCGTTCAATTCCGAGGAGGCCAACTGGGCTCTTCTAACCACCACGACCAGACCCCAAGAGTCTCTGAAGGATTTGGAAATCAGCACCGAATCCTCGTCCGTCGATTCCACGGTCAGGACAACCACTTGGCGGTCCAAGCACAACCGGAGTCCTGCGACCACCGCCGCTCCCGACGTCTTCCACCGCACATCTGAGCCCTGGAAATCAACGACCCTCAAACCCGACTATGAACGCACCCAGGCTTCCACTGGCCACGTTTCACCCAATGAGAGTGTGGCGGCGGCGAGTGGTGAAGTGAAAGTCGCAG ACGCTTGCTTTAATGAGCCATGCCACAACGGGGGCACCTGCATGGAGCGAGAGGGCCGGATTCAGTGTCTTTGCTTGCCCACATACGGGGGAGACCTGTGCGAGCAGG ACCTGGAAACCTGTGAGCCAGGCTGGGACAAGTTCCACGGCTTCTGCTATCGACACTTCGGCCAGCGTCTGAGCTGGGAGGTGGCCGAGCAGCACTGCCGTATGCAGGGTGCTCACCTGGCCTCCATCGTGACCCCCGAGGAGCAGGCCTACATCCACA ACAACTATAAAGAGTACCAATGGACCGGCTTGAACGATAAGACCATTGAGAATGATTTTAGGTGGTCCGATGGGAACCCGTTG TTGTATGAGAACTGGTATCGAGGGCAGCCGGACAGCTACTTCCTGTCCGGCGAGGACTGCGTGGTGATGGTGTGGCACGACGACGGCCGCTGGAGTGACGTGCCCTGCAACTATCACCTGGCCTACACCTGCAAGAAAGGCACAT CATCATGCGGCCCACCGCCTAAGGTCCGGAACGCTTCTACGTTCGGGAAGCCTCGGCAGCGCCACGAGACAGACGCCGTGGTACGTTATCACTGTTCTCGGGGGTTCCAGCAGAGACTCAATCCACTTATCCGCTGTCAGTCTGGGGGAAGCTGGGAGAGGCCCCAAATCCAGTGCATCCCGG AGTCTGGAGGTCTGAACACTGACGCCGAAATGACGTCGTCGACAGACGGTAACTTGGCCGCTCTTCAAGACGGTATTGAAACCACAGAAATGCCACTTTACTGGGATATCAAGTTTTaa